In Colwellia sp. PAMC 20917, a single genomic region encodes these proteins:
- a CDS encoding tRNA-uridine aminocarboxypropyltransferase has product MTRAYCLQCERPEKSCLCHLVTSVDNDIHIVILQHPLEVKQSKGSVTLLHQSLKNSQVIVGENFTDNIEVQRLLEHYHQQCAVLYPANDAVVLSVNNSNITRPKCLFILDGTWKKAYKMFMSNTWLQQLPHFTLENDIVGQYQIRKTTKKHALSSLEACCYALSVLEHQRDGENKYQAVLASFVEFNHFQLSFNPN; this is encoded by the coding sequence ATGACCCGAGCATACTGCTTACAATGCGAACGTCCTGAAAAATCTTGTCTATGTCATTTAGTCACATCGGTTGATAATGATATTCATATCGTGATTTTACAACATCCATTAGAAGTTAAACAAAGTAAAGGCAGTGTCACCTTATTACATCAGTCATTAAAAAATAGCCAAGTTATTGTGGGTGAAAATTTTACTGACAACATTGAAGTACAAAGACTATTAGAGCATTATCATCAGCAATGTGCCGTTTTATATCCGGCTAATGATGCCGTTGTTTTAAGTGTCAATAATAGTAATATAACAAGACCTAAGTGTTTGTTTATCTTAGACGGCACTTGGAAAAAAGCGTATAAAATGTTTATGAGCAACACTTGGCTGCAACAACTGCCGCATTTTACCTTGGAGAATGATATTGTTGGACAATATCAAATTCGAAAAACAACTAAAAAGCACGCTCTGTCATCGCTAGAGGCTTGTTGCTATGCGCTTAGTGTTTTAGAACACCAACGCGATGGAGAAAATAAGTATCAAGCAGTATTGGCAAGCTTTGTAGAATTTAATCATTTTCAGTTATCGTTTAACCCAAACTAG
- the ggt gene encoding gamma-glutamyltransferase, which produces MSRIPLFQRLSMVTLSLVLTFTSQAEIIKQQEDREPEAATGVIHKQAVTSKDFMIAAANPYASQVGFNILKKGGSAIDAAIAVQLVLTLVEPQSSGIGGGAFILHWDKKEQFLTTFDGRETAPKLATAELFLDDKGKAISWIKAVVGGRSVGVPGVLSALKQAHQQYGVLAWSELFVEAIELAEQGFIVSPRLEKLVSMQFNPGISQLPEIKNYFFPNNIAIEAGDRLKNKKLAAVYRSIAKDGLKPFYHGWIAEKIVDAVQNSIIAPGRLTLQDMANYQPKQVPAVCGRYRDFNICGMAPPSSGGVAVIQLLAQLQPYDFAKESPNSLTAVHLLTQSSRLAFADRERYIADNDFVNVPVAGLISPNYLAKRSKLINIDKDMGTAQAGFPQGALAQADDLALELPSTSHISIVDKQGNAISMTTSVEMAFGSAVMVEGFILNNQLTDFSLAPKVNGQWVANRLEPLKRPRSSMAPTMVFNQDNSLKLVVGSPGGSRIINYVAQAIVGVIDWQLDPQTAINLPKVTNRNKVTTLEKGTNIVLLKPALEAKGHKVIVRDLNSGLHAIEVTEQGLIGGADPRREGVVLGL; this is translated from the coding sequence ATGTCTCGAATCCCACTATTTCAGCGTTTAAGTATGGTAACGCTATCACTGGTACTTACCTTTACTAGTCAAGCCGAAATAATAAAACAGCAAGAAGACCGTGAACCCGAAGCCGCTACGGGTGTTATCCATAAACAAGCAGTTACCAGCAAAGACTTTATGATCGCGGCAGCTAATCCTTATGCTAGCCAAGTTGGTTTCAACATCCTAAAAAAAGGTGGCAGTGCCATCGATGCGGCGATTGCTGTGCAACTGGTATTGACCTTAGTTGAACCACAATCATCGGGGATCGGTGGTGGTGCTTTTATTTTGCATTGGGATAAAAAGGAACAATTCTTAACGACTTTTGATGGTCGCGAAACTGCCCCGAAATTGGCAACGGCTGAGCTGTTTTTAGATGATAAAGGTAAAGCAATTTCTTGGATTAAAGCCGTTGTTGGTGGTCGTTCTGTTGGTGTTCCTGGTGTGTTGTCAGCACTAAAACAAGCGCATCAACAATATGGGGTGCTTGCTTGGTCAGAATTGTTTGTCGAAGCCATTGAGCTTGCCGAGCAAGGTTTTATTGTTTCTCCGCGGCTCGAAAAACTAGTATCAATGCAGTTTAATCCAGGCATTAGCCAGTTGCCTGAAATAAAGAATTATTTCTTCCCTAATAATATTGCCATAGAAGCCGGTGATCGTTTAAAAAACAAAAAACTTGCTGCTGTTTATAGAAGTATTGCTAAAGATGGACTTAAACCTTTTTATCATGGTTGGATAGCGGAAAAAATTGTTGATGCGGTGCAAAACTCTATCATAGCGCCAGGTAGACTTACTCTGCAAGATATGGCTAATTATCAGCCTAAACAAGTGCCTGCTGTTTGTGGTCGTTATCGCGACTTTAATATTTGTGGTATGGCGCCTCCTAGTTCTGGTGGTGTTGCTGTTATTCAACTGCTGGCCCAACTTCAACCTTACGACTTTGCGAAAGAAAGCCCTAACAGTTTAACGGCCGTGCATTTACTTACACAAAGTTCACGTTTAGCCTTTGCCGATCGAGAACGATATATTGCCGACAACGACTTTGTTAATGTACCTGTTGCGGGACTAATATCTCCAAACTATTTAGCAAAACGCTCGAAATTAATTAATATCGATAAGGATATGGGAACAGCGCAAGCTGGTTTCCCGCAGGGCGCTTTAGCACAAGCAGACGATCTTGCTTTAGAGTTACCATCAACCAGTCATATTTCAATTGTTGATAAGCAAGGAAATGCGATATCAATGACGACCAGTGTTGAAATGGCTTTTGGTTCAGCGGTGATGGTGGAAGGCTTTATTTTAAACAATCAATTAACCGATTTTTCATTGGCGCCAAAAGTAAATGGGCAATGGGTAGCAAATCGCTTAGAGCCGCTAAAGCGACCTAGAAGCTCTATGGCTCCTACGATGGTATTTAACCAAGATAATTCATTAAAACTTGTTGTGGGTTCACCTGGCGGTAGTCGGATTATAAACTATGTTGCGCAAGCCATTGTTGGTGTAATTGATTGGCAGTTAGACCCTCAAACGGCAATAAATTTACCAAAAGTAACCAATCGTAATAAGGTGACCACCTTAGAAAAAGGCACAAATATTGTGTTATTAAAGCCAGCTTTAGAAGCCAAGGGTCATAAAGTTATCGTTAGAGATTTAAATAGTGGTCTTCATGCGATTGAAGTGACAGAGCAGGGATTAATTGGCGGTGCAGATCCGCGCAGAGAAGGTGTTGTCTTAGGTTTATAA
- a CDS encoding tRNA-dihydrouridine synthase, giving the protein MNTQVKKVVLAPMEGVADALMRRLLTSLNNYDFCITEFLRIVDQLLPERCFYKVCPELEQQGYTQSGTPLRMQLLGQEPNWMAENAVRAIALGSHGVDLNFGCPAKTVNKNRGGAALLKTPEDIYKIVLAVKEAVGKDVVLSAKIRLGFDDASLLDEIVSAITSAKADQLTIHARTKADGYRPPAYWHFIAGIVKRYPIEIFANGEIWNLADAHRCIEESHTANLMLGRGALALPNLEAVIKNNQQAMPWHQLCTLLKQYGELELIGDKSFYFSSRLKQWLRYLRLQYPEAEQLFNDIKTLKDKETILTLLDKSSM; this is encoded by the coding sequence ATGAATACTCAAGTAAAGAAAGTTGTTTTAGCACCAATGGAAGGTGTTGCTGATGCATTAATGCGCCGTCTACTCACCTCATTAAATAATTACGATTTTTGTATTACTGAATTTCTACGTATTGTGGACCAGCTTTTACCTGAGCGATGTTTCTACAAAGTTTGCCCTGAATTAGAACAACAAGGTTATACGCAGTCAGGCACACCATTGAGAATGCAGTTACTGGGTCAAGAACCCAACTGGATGGCAGAAAATGCTGTTCGAGCAATAGCACTAGGCTCACATGGTGTTGATCTTAATTTTGGCTGTCCAGCTAAAACCGTTAATAAAAATCGTGGCGGTGCCGCATTACTAAAAACCCCTGAAGATATTTACAAAATAGTGCTAGCGGTAAAAGAAGCGGTTGGCAAAGATGTGGTACTTTCGGCAAAAATTCGCTTAGGCTTTGATGATGCCTCGTTGTTAGATGAGATAGTAAGCGCAATAACTTCTGCCAAGGCCGATCAACTCACCATTCACGCGAGAACTAAAGCCGATGGCTATCGTCCTCCTGCTTACTGGCATTTTATTGCTGGTATTGTCAAAAGATATCCAATAGAAATTTTCGCTAACGGGGAGATTTGGAACTTAGCAGATGCCCACCGTTGCATCGAGGAAAGCCATACGGCTAACTTAATGCTTGGCCGTGGCGCGCTTGCTCTACCAAACCTGGAAGCGGTGATAAAAAACAATCAACAAGCTATGCCTTGGCACCAATTATGTACTCTACTAAAACAATACGGTGAACTTGAATTAATTGGCGATAAAAGCTTTTATTTTTCTAGTCGATTGAAACAGTGGCTACGTTACTTAAGATTACAATACCCCGAGGCAGAACAATTATTTAACGATATAAAAACATTAAAAGACAAAGAGACAATTTTGACATTATTAGATAAATCATCGATGTAA
- a CDS encoding HvfA family oxazolone/thioamide-modified RiPP metallophore — MKILKKSSLTALLGLFALTLAISAPVKAEINPFETKSIVTITTADASGKCGEGKADEKAKCGEGKADKKGKCGEGKCGEGKADKKGKCGEGKCGEGKADKKGKCGETKTDAKKCGG; from the coding sequence ATGAAAATTTTAAAAAAATCATCATTGACAGCTTTATTAGGTTTATTTGCCTTAACACTTGCCATTTCAGCTCCTGTAAAAGCAGAAATTAACCCTTTTGAAACTAAAAGCATTGTAACGATTACCACGGCAGATGCTAGTGGAAAATGTGGTGAAGGAAAAGCTGACGAAAAAGCTAAATGTGGCGAAGGTAAAGCAGATAAAAAAGGTAAGTGCGGCGAAGGTAAATGTGGTGAAGGTAAAGCAGACAAAAAAGGTAAATGCGGCGAAGGAAAATGTGGTGAAGGTAAAGCAGACAAAAAAGGTAAATGTGGCGAAACCAAAACTGACGCTAAGAAATGCGGCGGTTAA
- a CDS encoding OsmC domain/YcaO domain-containing protein: protein MEIKVNYLDNLRIEAKFDDFSVIADQPIRYKGDGSAPGPFDYFLASSALCAAYFVKVYCNSRDIPTENIRLSQNNIVDPEDRYNQIFQIQVELPESISEKDRKGIVRSIDRCTVKKVVQSGPEFKVEIVDSLENDAQAMLMGQSASDSSTYILGKDLPLEQTIADMTGLLADLGMKIEISSWRNIVPNVWSLHIRDAASPMCFTNGKGATKESALCSALGEFIERLNCNFFYNDQFFGVDIANSDFVHYPNEKWFKPGANDELPSDILDEYCLAIYNPDDELRGSNLIDTNSGLAERGICSIPYVRHSDGETVYFPSNLIENLFLSNGMSAGNNLPEAQVQCLSEIFERAVKKQIIAQEIILPDVPKDVIAKYPSILAGIEGLEAQGFPIVVKDASLGGQFPVMCVTLMNPKTGGVFASFGAHPSFEVALERSLTELLQGRSFEGLNDVPKPTFNSMAVTEPENFVDHFIDSTGVVSWRFFSSKADYEFCEWDFSGTNEEENAVLMAILKDLGKEVYIAEFNQLGATACRMLVPDYSEVYPVEDLIWDNTNKSLEYREDILNLHILSEEQLVALVERLEDSQQDNYIDIKTLIGIEFDENTVWGQLTILELKILIYLALGALEEAIELVGEFLQYNDNTVERGLFYQAVHAVLEVTLDEDMELEDYIGNFNRMFGEETMEQVVGSVFGEVRFYGLTPTSIKLEGLDKHLRLIESYKKLHQARKIAAEK from the coding sequence ATGGAAATCAAAGTTAATTATCTCGACAACCTTAGAATTGAAGCTAAATTTGATGATTTTTCTGTCATCGCTGATCAACCTATTCGCTATAAAGGTGATGGTTCTGCTCCAGGGCCTTTTGATTATTTTTTAGCTTCATCAGCGCTTTGTGCCGCTTATTTTGTTAAAGTTTATTGTAATTCGCGTGATATACCCACTGAAAATATTCGTTTGTCACAAAACAATATCGTAGATCCTGAAGATCGTTATAATCAAATTTTTCAAATTCAGGTTGAGTTACCTGAAAGCATTTCTGAGAAAGACCGTAAAGGTATTGTCCGCTCCATTGATCGCTGTACCGTTAAAAAAGTCGTTCAAAGTGGCCCAGAGTTTAAAGTAGAAATAGTCGATAGTCTTGAAAACGACGCCCAAGCAATGCTTATGGGACAGTCAGCAAGTGATTCCAGCACCTACATCTTAGGTAAAGACTTACCACTTGAACAAACTATTGCCGATATGACCGGCCTGTTGGCTGATTTAGGTATGAAGATTGAAATATCTTCTTGGCGAAATATTGTGCCTAATGTTTGGTCATTGCACATCCGTGATGCTGCATCACCGATGTGCTTTACTAACGGTAAAGGCGCAACGAAAGAAAGTGCGCTTTGCTCTGCACTTGGTGAATTTATTGAGCGTCTTAACTGTAATTTCTTTTATAACGATCAGTTTTTTGGTGTTGATATTGCCAACAGTGATTTTGTTCATTATCCCAATGAAAAATGGTTTAAACCTGGCGCCAATGATGAGTTGCCCAGCGACATACTTGATGAATATTGTTTAGCGATATATAACCCTGACGATGAACTACGGGGTTCGAACCTAATAGATACCAACTCTGGCTTAGCGGAGCGAGGTATTTGCTCTATTCCTTATGTACGCCATTCTGATGGTGAAACCGTCTATTTTCCTTCAAATTTAATTGAAAATTTATTCTTAAGTAATGGTATGAGTGCAGGTAATAATTTACCCGAAGCACAAGTACAATGCTTGTCAGAAATTTTTGAACGTGCGGTAAAAAAACAAATTATTGCACAAGAAATTATTTTACCCGATGTGCCCAAAGACGTAATCGCAAAATACCCAAGTATTTTAGCTGGCATTGAAGGCTTAGAAGCGCAGGGCTTTCCTATTGTCGTTAAAGATGCATCGTTAGGTGGTCAATTCCCGGTCATGTGTGTCACGCTTATGAACCCTAAAACGGGGGGGGTCTTTGCTTCCTTTGGTGCTCATCCAAGTTTTGAAGTTGCGCTAGAAAGGAGTTTAACTGAGTTGTTACAAGGAAGAAGTTTTGAAGGCTTAAACGATGTACCCAAGCCAACGTTTAATAGCATGGCGGTTACTGAACCTGAAAACTTTGTTGACCACTTTATTGACTCAACAGGTGTTGTTTCTTGGCGTTTCTTTAGCAGTAAAGCTGATTACGAATTTTGCGAGTGGGATTTTTCTGGCACCAACGAAGAAGAAAATGCTGTGTTAATGGCGATTTTGAAAGACTTGGGCAAAGAAGTCTATATTGCAGAGTTCAATCAATTGGGTGCTACTGCTTGTCGTATGCTAGTGCCAGACTATTCAGAAGTGTATCCGGTTGAAGACCTAATTTGGGACAACACCAATAAATCTCTTGAATACCGCGAAGATATTTTAAATCTTCACATTTTAAGTGAAGAACAATTAGTCGCTTTAGTTGAGCGTTTAGAAGATAGCCAACAAGATAACTACATTGATATAAAAACATTAATTGGTATTGAATTTGATGAAAATACCGTTTGGGGACAACTCACTATCCTTGAATTAAAAATCCTCATCTATCTTGCCTTAGGCGCTTTAGAAGAGGCTATTGAATTAGTTGGAGAGTTTTTACAATACAACGACAATACGGTTGAACGTGGCTTATTTTATCAAGCGGTTCATGCGGTATTAGAAGTTACCCTAGATGAAGATATGGAACTTGAAGACTATATCGGTAACTTTAATCGAATGTTTGGTGAAGAGACTATGGAACAGGTGGTTGGTTCAGTCTTTGGTGAAGTCAGATTTTATGGTTTAACACCAACAAGTATCAAACTTGAAGGTTTAGATAAGCACCTGAGGTTGATTGAAAGCTACAAAAAATTACACCAAGCGCGTAAAAT